The nucleotide sequence GTACGCCGAAGTGGTCGGCTACGCGATCGTCTTTCTTGCCGCGTACCTCGTGGTCCGTCTGGTCGGGGGGCTGATCGAGGACCGGGTGCGGAAGTCGAAGCTGTCGGGGTCGGACCGGCTCGCGGGGATGGTGGCGGGCTTGGTGAAAGGCGCGCTGTTCTCGATCCTGATCGTGTTCCTGCTGGTGATCCTGCTGCCGCGGGACGCGCGGCTGCTGCGCGAGTCGAAGGCGGCCCCCACGGCCATCGCCGCCGGAAAGCGGCTCGCAGCCGTGTTCCCCGATCGGTTCGCCGAGTCCTTCCGCGAGAAGTTGCAGCCGGTCCGCCCGGCGAAGTAGGGACCGGTTTTCTACTCCTTCCGGATCGCCTTCCGCGACGTCTTGATCGCGCACAGGTCCGCGCACATCGTGCAGGCCGTCTCGTCCGTCGTGGGAAGGGATCCCCCCCGCCAGGCGCGCGCCCGCTCCGGATCGATCGACAGCGCGATCTGCGCCTTCCAGTCCAGCGCGCGGCGCGCATCCGCCATCTTGTTGTCCCAATCCATCGCCCCGGGGATCCCGCGGGCGATATCCGCGGCGTGCGCGGCGATCCGGGTCGCGATCACCCCTTCCCGCACGTCCTCCACCGGCGGGAGCCGCAGGTGCTCCGAGGGCGTCACGTAGCACAGGAAATCCGCACCGCTCCACGCGGCGATCGCGCCGCCGATGGCCGAAGTGATGTGGTCGTACCCCGGGGCGACATCGGTCACCAGGGGGCCGAGGACGTAGAACGGCGCCCCGTGGCACAGCCGTTTCTGGAGCACCATGTTGGCGGCGATCTGGTGCATCGGGACGTGGCCGGGCCCTTCGACCATCACCTGCACATCCTTCGCCCAGGCGCGCTCGGTCAGCTCGCCCAGCGTCATCAGTTCGTGCACCTGCGCGCGGTCCGTGGCGTCCGCCAGGCACCCGGGGCGCAGGCCGTCGCCCAGGGAGATCGTGATGTCGTACTCCCGGCAGATCGCGAGAAGGCGGTCGTACTGTTCGTAAAAGGGGTTCTCCTGCCCGTTGTGCTCCATCCACTCCGCCAGGAGCGACCCGCCGCGGCTGACGATGTCGAGGCGGCGACCCTCCCGGACCAGCCGCTCGACCGACGCGCGGG is from Deltaproteobacteria bacterium CG2_30_66_27 and encodes:
- a CDS encoding phosphomethylpyrimidine synthase produces the protein MTLMHRARRGGIPPAVALAAQSEHVAPEKLRDLVAAGRVVIPRNRNRREIRPVAVGEGLTIKVNANVGSSRDRADISLEMEKMRAAVAAGADAVMDLSTGGPIDEIRRAILAECPVPIGTVPLYQAAADGNLRGKSWVELTADDFFAGIEKQARDGVDFMTVHCGVTRASVERLVREGRRLDIVSRGGSLLAEWMEHNGQENPFYEQYDRLLAICREYDITISLGDGLRPGCLADATDRAQVHELMTLGELTERAWAKDVQVMVEGPGHVPMHQIAANMVLQKRLCHGAPFYVLGPLVTDVAPGYDHITSAIGGAIAAWSGADFLCYVTPSEHLRLPPVEDVREGVIATRIAAHAADIARGIPGAMDWDNKMADARRALDWKAQIALSIDPERARAWRGGSLPTTDETACTMCADLCAIKTSRKAIRKE